DNA sequence from the Terriglobales bacterium genome:
TGCCGGGGACGCGGTCAGGATTCAAATCCCTGACGACCGGCGAACGTGACGCCATCTCGTACGAGTTCTTTTATACCACTCTGCGGCGCCGTGCGCAAGCGCACCGCGCCAGAATCACCACGAAAATTTACCGGAATCCTTGCGGTAAACAAAACTCTTCCGCATTACTCCCGCGCCGGCAGCAGCGCCAGTCCGGCCGTTAACAGCATGCCGGCGAACAATCCCAAAATCGCCAGCACGGGAAAATACAGGTGAATGCTCAGGACCCACAGCAGCACGAAAAACGAAAACAAAATCCACATTTTCCAAGGCACCTCTTGCCCTGTAATTAGAGAGTAGCTGGATGGCGTGGGTTGACTCAAAAGTAAGCAAATCCGCGGAATCGCGGCTTATGCACCCGTGATTGCCAGGGCCTGCATGGCTTCTCCGACCACGTAGATGGAGCCGGTGATCACGACGACTCCGTTCGGCGGAATCTCCCGGCGCGCCAGCACGATCGCGTCCCGCACCGAGGGCGCAAGTTCGATGACGGCGCCGGTGCGCGCGCCAGCCTCCCGTATTTCTTCCGGAAAAGCAGATCGCGGATTCTCGGCGCGTGCGGCGATGACGCGCTCGGCGAGAGGAAACAGAATCTCGGCCATTTCGGCGATCGCTTTGTCCCGCATGGCGCCAAAAACGAACACCAGCGGCCGCCCTTCGAAGCGCTGCGAGAGAGCCGAGCGCAGGGCCCAGGCGCCGGCGGGGTTGTGAGCGACATCGAGCACCACCTCGAACCCACCCGCATGCGCGATCTGGAATCGCCCCGGCCACGCCGTATCGCGAATACCGCGCTCGATGTCACTCGCTGCAAGACGCAGGCCTGCATCGTCCAACTCGACCGCGGCAGCGATCGCGAGTGCGACGTTGCGCAATTGATGGCGCCCGAGGAGTGGCGACGCAACCTTGATTTCTTTTCCGAGCACGGTCACCGCATACGTATCCCCCGCTTCGGCGCCCGGCGAGACCGGCGGCACATAAGGCACGGCACTGACCGCTCGCGCCCCGCGCTCCAGGATCGTGTTGCCGATCACGTCGTTGGCCTCCGGGTGTTGCGGCAGCGTCACCACGGTTCCGCCGGCGCGAATGATGCCCGCCTTTTCGCCCGCGATCTCGCGGAGGGTGTTGCCGAGGAATTTCTGATGGTCGAGCGAAATGTCGGTAATCACGGAAACCAACGGCTCGACAACATTGGTCGCGTC
Encoded proteins:
- a CDS encoding folylpolyglutamate synthase/dihydrofolate synthase family protein — translated: MSYDSAVAQLYELGHELARTPSHKFDLAHMRVLLQALGSPERGLRAVLIAGTNGKGSTAATLASILRAAGHRTGLYTSPHLVRINERIRINGEPISDADFTLAHDEVEITALRLVEQGKLPWHPSFFEVLTAMAFLHFARKNIEIAVLEVGMGGRLDATNVVEPLVSVITDISLDHQKFLGNTLREIAGEKAGIIRAGGTVVTLPQHPEANDVIGNTILERGARAVSAVPYVPPVSPGAEAGDTYAVTVLGKEIKVASPLLGRHQLRNVALAIAAAVELDDAGLRLAASDIERGIRDTAWPGRFQIAHAGGFEVVLDVAHNPAGAWALRSALSQRFEGRPLVFVFGAMRDKAIAEMAEILFPLAERVIAARAENPRSAFPEEIREAGARTGAVIELAPSVRDAIVLARREIPPNGVVVITGSIYVVGEAMQALAITGA